A window of Helicobacter anatolicus contains these coding sequences:
- a CDS encoding RidA family protein, with product MKIIATQQAPQAIGPYSQAIVSDNMLYTSGQIPLDAEGNFVDGDIKTQTKQVLKNLDAVFRAANTHSANVIKTTVFLANMEDFAAFNEVYAEFFGSHKPARSTIAVKTLPKNALVEIECIAKID from the coding sequence ATGAAAATTATAGCAACACAACAAGCGCCTCAGGCAATAGGACCTTATTCTCAAGCAATTGTTAGTGATAATATGCTTTACACATCAGGACAGATTCCATTAGATGCAGAAGGGAATTTTGTAGATGGTGATATTAAGACGCAAACCAAACAAGTTTTAAAAAATTTAGATGCTGTTTTTAGGGCAGCAAATACGCATTCTGCAAATGTAATTAAGACTACAGTTTTTTTAGCAAATATGGAAGATTTTGCTGCATTTAATGAAGTTTATGCAGAATTTTTTGGTAGCCATAAGCCAGCACGTAGCACAATCGCAGTAAAAACATTGCCAAAAAATGCATTAGTTGAGATTGAATGTATTGCAAAAATTGACTAA
- the rplU gene encoding 50S ribosomal protein L21: protein MYAVFKNGGKQYKVQENSIVLLDKMSLEPKSKITFEEILMICSDSDIKIGAPFVKGAKIEAEVINEGRGKKVITFKKRRRKDSKTKRGFRRDFTRVRILKIVG from the coding sequence ATGTATGCGGTATTTAAGAATGGAGGCAAACAATACAAGGTCCAAGAAAACAGTATTGTTCTTCTTGATAAAATGAGCCTTGAGCCAAAGTCAAAAATTACTTTTGAAGAAATCTTGATGATTTGTTCTGATAGTGACATAAAAATAGGAGCACCTTTTGTAAAGGGTGCTAAAATTGAAGCAGAAGTAATTAATGAGGGTAGAGGAAAGAAAGTTATTACTTTCAAAAAAAGAAGAAGAAAAGATAGTAAGACAAAAAGAGGCTTTAGACGAGATTTCACTAGAGTTCGTATTCTAAAGATAGTAGGTTAA
- the rpmA gene encoding 50S ribosomal protein L27 — MAHKKGQGSTQNNRDSAGRRLGVKKFGSQFVRAGNIIVRQRGTKVHPGENVGMGKDHTIFALVDGIVKFQQKTKDRKKVSIIPA; from the coding sequence ATGGCACACAAGAAAGGTCAGGGTAGTACCCAGAATAATAGAGATTCTGCAGGTAGACGCTTAGGTGTAAAAAAGTTTGGTTCTCAATTCGTTCGTGCAGGGAATATTATTGTAAGACAAAGAGGAACAAAAGTACATCCAGGTGAAAATGTAGGTATGGGCAAGGATCATACTATTTTTGCTTTGGTTGATGGGATTGTAAAATTCCAACAAAAAACAAAAGATAGAAAAAAAGTTTCTATTATTCCAGCGTAA
- a CDS encoding ABC transporter permease encodes MKMQSLLARRWRIFKNNRRAYYSLWIFIFLLVISSFANFIANDKPIFIAKDSKFYFPIFIKYSEKVFGGDFETEARYKDPEVLSLLKDAFIVWPLIPYSYDTIIEDLETPAPVIWSKNHLLGVDDQARDVLARLLYAYRISLWFGILLSFFSVVIGVSVGALQGFYGGKIDLLGQRFVEIWSGVPLLFLIIILSSFVAPSFWWILAIVLLFSWMSLVGVVRAEFLRNRNMEYIKIARVLGARDFQIIFKHLLPNAMVATITYIPFIASGSIATLVSLDFLGFGMPVGSASLGELLQQGKNNISDPFLAIVGFFATSLLLGVLVFIGEGVRDAFHAKSR; translated from the coding sequence TTGAAAATGCAGAGTTTATTGGCAAGAAGATGGCGGATTTTTAAAAATAATAGACGTGCTTACTATTCTTTATGGATTTTTATCTTTTTGCTTGTGATCTCTAGTTTTGCAAATTTTATAGCTAATGATAAGCCTATATTTATTGCAAAAGATTCTAAATTTTATTTTCCTATATTTATTAAGTATTCTGAAAAAGTTTTTGGTGGGGATTTTGAGACTGAAGCAAGATATAAAGATCCTGAAGTTCTTTCTTTGTTAAAAGATGCATTTATAGTGTGGCCTTTAATCCCCTATAGCTACGATACAATTATAGAAGATTTGGAAACTCCTGCACCTGTAATATGGAGTAAGAATCATCTTTTAGGTGTAGATGATCAAGCAAGAGATGTTTTGGCAAGATTGCTTTATGCTTATAGAATTTCTCTTTGGTTTGGTATCTTACTATCTTTTTTTAGTGTTGTAATAGGGGTTAGTGTAGGGGCACTACAAGGATTTTATGGTGGAAAAATCGATCTTTTAGGGCAGCGTTTTGTAGAGATTTGGAGTGGTGTGCCACTTTTATTTTTGATTATTATTTTGTCAAGTTTTGTAGCACCAAGTTTTTGGTGGATTTTAGCTATTGTACTTTTGTTTAGTTGGATGAGTTTGGTTGGTGTGGTGCGTGCGGAATTTTTACGCAATAGAAATATGGAGTATATTAAAATTGCACGTGTACTAGGAGCTAGAGATTTTCAAATTATATTTAAGCATTTATTGCCAAATGCGATGGTAGCAACAATTACTTATATCCCTTTTATTGCATCTGGAAGTATTGCAACACTTGTGAGTCTAGATTTTTTGGGATTTGGCATGCCTGTGGGGAGTGCATCATTAGGGGAGTTATTACAACAAGGAAAAAATAATATCTCCGATCCTTTTTTGGCGATTGTAGGTTTTTTTGCTACATCTTTACTTCTTGGGGTTTTGGTTTTTATAGGTGAGGGGGTAAGAGATGCTTTTCATGCTAAAAGTAGGTAA
- a CDS encoding ATP-binding cassette domain-containing protein: MLKINKLNAKIIGGFCLHDINFCIEKGQHIGLVGESGSGKSLLSSIILGLHTFMDCKVSGEIFLEDSNLLKMHEKELRIMRQKDLGYIPQNPLNALNPLHKIGAQLHESLSLAFPKLTVKEREKQIQFHLESANLDFEVCERYPHELSGGQNQRVLVVMNLLKEPKFLILDEPTTALDPSVQKQILDFLFQECRKKNITTLLITHDLNIVKHYVSKICVMQEGKILEFQETSLLFQLPKHSYTKTLLEALQLPKKQLVVHEKELLSLQNFSVFVKKNSFFSQKNKTLLKPLDFLLYENENIGIIGESGSGKTSFALGIMELLESSGLKKFQGKVLRGVEFYKKVQIVLQNPYASLNPRWRIVEILKEATQLSNFKRDYEELLNEVGLDNRVLSMYPHELSGGQNQRIAIARVLLVRPRVLILDEPTSALDKNTQKKILELLLDMQKEYKTSYIMLTHDLDIVESFCDRVMMLRHGDVVFYGKKENFFKSNDLYIQSFLEKRL, translated from the coding sequence ATGCTAAAGATTAATAAATTAAATGCAAAAATTATTGGTGGATTTTGTTTGCATGATATTAATTTTTGTATAGAAAAAGGTCAGCATATTGGCTTAGTTGGAGAATCTGGAAGTGGCAAAAGTTTACTTTCAAGTATTATTCTTGGCTTGCATACTTTTATGGATTGTAAGGTTTCTGGAGAGATTTTTTTAGAAGATTCTAATCTTTTAAAAATGCATGAAAAAGAATTAAGGATAATGCGACAAAAAGATCTTGGCTATATACCACAAAATCCCTTAAATGCATTAAATCCATTACATAAAATTGGTGCCCAGTTACATGAAAGTCTTTCTTTAGCATTTCCAAAACTCACAGTTAAAGAAAGAGAAAAACAAATTCAATTTCATTTAGAATCTGCAAATTTAGATTTTGAGGTTTGTGAGCGCTATCCTCATGAATTAAGTGGGGGGCAGAATCAAAGGGTGTTGGTTGTGATGAACTTGCTTAAAGAGCCAAAGTTTTTGATTCTTGATGAGCCGACCACAGCACTAGATCCTAGCGTTCAAAAACAGATTTTAGATTTTTTATTCCAAGAATGCCGAAAAAAAAATATTACTACTTTGTTGATTACACATGATTTGAATATAGTAAAGCATTATGTTTCTAAAATTTGTGTGATGCAGGAGGGGAAAATATTGGAGTTTCAAGAAACATCTTTACTTTTTCAATTGCCAAAGCATTCTTATACAAAAACTTTGCTTGAGGCATTGCAATTGCCAAAGAAACAATTAGTAGTTCATGAAAAAGAACTTTTGAGTTTGCAAAATTTTAGTGTTTTTGTGAAAAAAAATAGTTTTTTTTCACAAAAAAATAAAACCTTGCTGAAACCTTTGGATTTTTTATTGTATGAAAATGAAAATATTGGGATTATTGGGGAATCAGGTAGTGGAAAAACAAGTTTTGCATTGGGGATTATGGAGCTTTTAGAATCTAGTGGATTAAAAAAGTTTCAAGGCAAAGTATTGCGTGGAGTGGAGTTTTATAAGAAAGTGCAGATTGTATTGCAAAATCCCTATGCATCGTTAAATCCTAGATGGAGGATTGTAGAGATTTTAAAAGAAGCTACTCAACTTTCTAATTTTAAACGAGATTATGAGGAACTTTTGAATGAAGTGGGGTTGGATAATAGAGTGTTATCTATGTATCCTCATGAATTAAGTGGAGGACAAAATCAAAGAATAGCAATCGCAAGAGTTTTGCTTGTGCGACCTAGGGTATTGATTTTAGATGAACCTACTTCAGCATTAGATAAAAATACACAAAAAAAGATTTTGGAATTGCTTTTAGATATGCAAAAAGAGTATAAAACTTCATATATTATGCTTACCCATGATTTGGATATTGTAGAGAGTTTTTGTGATCGTGTAATGATGCTAAGGCATGGAGATGTTGTATTCTATGGAAAAAAAGAAAATTTTTTTAAATCTAATGATTTATATATCCAATCGTTTTTAGAAAAAAGATTATGA
- a CDS encoding transglutaminase-like domain-containing protein, with product MKKLLFFLAFAVAFSYEIVSLNSHIILGNVQKNVKNTIFLKSTYNSKQFQWNFPVVDTQQIHPLQFSVKKKFYKVYLKNNRVFFTIFDVKKNEVLEINISYKTLNKQKFLQIQPIALPNLRKKVNAKVIVEVDKNWEIFSQNPLFYKKGEQYIFEGLLDKKPLMEYFWLSLKEANWNINIKNRIYTNQSIESINVLLPKYFKDGDIKVKKMELSTNRKNTQIIQNINNTSFLFNGERTQGFLAELNARITNSIYSANSYKHLKPERYLQEKENKTLKKLAEKIIAKNPNIPFYVAIGQWVYNTLKYDETLVSKHMNSEQILSLKRGVCEHYAQLYNDIMQSISVPSIFVTGVGFNPVKQKFEYHAWNLVYFQDKWIPIDSTWGIFSGKLPVSHIFFYTGYQPLMMYQTYEIPIQEIQTEIEQKIDFIP from the coding sequence ATGAAAAAGCTTTTATTTTTTCTTGCATTTGCTGTGGCATTTTCTTATGAGATTGTTAGTCTAAATTCTCATATAATTTTAGGAAATGTGCAGAAAAATGTTAAAAATACGATTTTTTTAAAATCAACATATAATTCCAAACAATTTCAATGGAATTTTCCTGTCGTTGATACACAACAAATCCATCCCCTGCAATTTAGTGTTAAGAAAAAATTTTATAAAGTCTATCTTAAAAATAATCGCGTGTTTTTTACAATTTTTGATGTAAAAAAAAATGAAGTTTTAGAAATTAATATTTCTTATAAAACTCTAAATAAGCAAAAATTTTTACAAATCCAGCCTATTGCCTTGCCTAATTTGCGAAAGAAAGTTAATGCAAAAGTCATTGTGGAAGTGGATAAAAATTGGGAAATATTCTCCCAAAATCCTTTGTTTTATAAAAAAGGAGAGCAATATATTTTTGAAGGACTGCTTGATAAAAAACCTTTGATGGAGTATTTTTGGCTAAGCCTTAAAGAAGCAAATTGGAATATTAATATTAAAAATCGAATCTATACAAACCAGAGCATTGAAAGTATTAATGTATTACTACCGAAATATTTTAAAGATGGTGATATTAAAGTTAAAAAAATGGAGTTGAGTACAAATAGAAAAAATACTCAAATTATTCAAAATATCAATAATACTTCTTTTTTATTTAATGGTGAGAGGACACAGGGATTTTTGGCAGAATTAAATGCTAGAATCACAAATTCTATTTATAGCGCTAATTCTTACAAACATTTAAAACCAGAGCGATATTTGCAAGAAAAAGAAAATAAAACCTTAAAAAAACTTGCAGAAAAAATTATCGCAAAAAATCCTAATATTCCTTTTTATGTGGCGATTGGACAATGGGTGTATAATACTTTGAAATATGATGAAACTTTGGTGAGTAAGCATATGAATAGTGAACAAATATTATCACTTAAACGCGGGGTTTGTGAGCATTATGCACAGCTTTATAATGATATTATGCAAAGTATTAGTGTGCCTAGTATTTTTGTAACAGGAGTGGGTTTTAATCCTGTGAAGCAAAAATTTGAATATCATGCTTGGAATCTTGTATATTTTCAAGATAAATGGATACCAATTGATAGTACTTGGGGAATTTTTAGTGGAAAACTCCCTGTGTCACATATATTTTTTTATACAGGTTATCAGCCTTTAATGATGTATCAAACTTATGAGATTCCTATTCAAGAAATTCAAACAGAAATCGAACAAAAAATTGACTTTATTCCATAG
- the rpmE gene encoding 50S ribosomal protein L31 yields the protein MKKGIHPQYVPCKVTCVTSGKEIEVMSTKSELRIDISSFCHPFYTGSDKIADATGRVERFKQKYNMK from the coding sequence ATGAAAAAAGGCATTCATCCTCAATATGTTCCATGTAAGGTTACTTGCGTTACTAGCGGTAAGGAAATCGAAGTAATGAGTACTAAAAGTGAGTTGAGAATTGATATTTCTAGCTTTTGTCATCCTTTTTATACTGGTAGTGATAAGATTGCAGATGCTACAGGTAGAGTAGAGAGATTTAAGCAAAAATATAACATGAAATAA
- the rsmI gene encoding 16S rRNA (cytidine(1402)-2'-O)-methyltransferase has translation MITLLPTPIGNLYDVSLRMLDALARSEIVLCEDTRITKKLISLLSKNPIIVQNFPQIFEEKRFFPFHSHNQEEFLEKVKKDFFQQNVVFLSDAGMPCINDPGALLVRYAQENQIPYDVLPGSNACILAYCLSGVIDDGFIFGGFLPHKQQTRRKVLESFFNYCANVEKKLSLIFYESPHRILESLLDICVVDEECEVFAVKEMSKLNQKYFKGSAREVARILPNQNIQGEWVLVLNPIKPPQGVLNLSDITSLPLPPKIKAKLIAKITNEDTKKIYQNMVREGKE, from the coding sequence GTGATTACTTTGTTGCCAACCCCTATTGGGAATCTCTATGATGTTTCTCTTAGGATGCTTGATGCGTTGGCAAGAAGTGAAATTGTGTTGTGCGAAGATACACGCATAACTAAAAAACTTATTTCTTTGCTTTCTAAAAATCCCATTATAGTGCAGAATTTTCCACAAATTTTTGAAGAAAAAAGATTTTTCCCTTTTCATTCTCATAATCAAGAAGAATTTTTAGAGAAGGTAAAAAAAGATTTTTTTCAGCAGAATGTAGTATTTTTAAGTGATGCTGGTATGCCATGTATAAATGATCCAGGAGCTTTATTAGTACGATATGCTCAAGAAAATCAAATTCCTTATGATGTTTTGCCAGGTAGTAATGCTTGTATTTTGGCATATTGTTTGAGTGGGGTGATTGATGATGGGTTTATATTTGGTGGATTTTTGCCACATAAACAGCAAACAAGAAGAAAGGTTTTGGAATCTTTTTTTAACTATTGCGCAAATGTGGAAAAAAAGCTTAGTTTGATTTTTTATGAAAGTCCGCATAGAATTTTAGAATCTTTGTTAGATATTTGTGTAGTTGATGAAGAATGTGAAGTTTTTGCAGTTAAAGAGATGAGTAAGCTTAATCAAAAATACTTCAAGGGAAGTGCTAGGGAGGTTGCTAGGATTTTGCCGAATCAAAATATTCAAGGGGAATGGGTTTTGGTGCTCAATCCTATAAAACCACCGCAAGGAGTTTTAAATCTTAGTGATATTACTTCTCTCCCCCTACCACCCAAAATTAAGGCAAAATTGATTGCAAAAATTACAAATGAAGATACTAAAAAGATCTATCAAAACATGGTAAGAGAAGGAAAAGAATGA
- the rlmB gene encoding 23S rRNA (guanosine(2251)-2'-O)-methyltransferase RlmB — protein sequence MIVFGKQTTYYIIQQMPEIVQEVYFSKEMDKNTFHAFARLKKPIVKIDNKKAQALSKNGNHQGYFLKIKPLEETSFKLVKKNKKLLVLCGITDVGNIGSIMRSAYCLGIEGVILCGIKQFNIEGVLRTSVGAILHLPFCVVENVLDVINELKNEKIFFYGADMNGEDVRIIEEGQEKWALFLGSENQGLSSNILSKLDRILSIKMQRSFNSLNVGVAAGILIDRIQAWKY from the coding sequence ATGATTGTTTTTGGGAAACAAACTACTTATTACATTATCCAACAGATGCCAGAAATTGTTCAGGAAGTTTATTTTTCTAAAGAGATGGATAAAAATACATTTCATGCTTTTGCGAGGCTTAAAAAACCTATTGTAAAAATTGATAATAAAAAAGCCCAAGCCCTATCAAAAAATGGGAATCACCAAGGGTATTTTTTGAAAATCAAACCTTTAGAAGAAACCTCTTTTAAGCTTGTTAAAAAAAATAAAAAGTTGTTAGTTTTATGCGGAATTACAGATGTTGGAAATATTGGAAGTATTATGCGTAGTGCATATTGCCTTGGAATAGAAGGGGTAATTTTATGCGGGATTAAACAATTTAATATTGAAGGAGTTTTGCGAACGAGTGTGGGAGCAATTTTACATTTGCCATTTTGTGTGGTAGAAAATGTTTTAGATGTAATCAATGAATTAAAAAACGAAAAAATATTTTTTTATGGTGCAGACATGAATGGGGAAGATGTAAGGATAATAGAAGAAGGGCAGGAAAAATGGGCATTGTTTTTGGGGAGTGAAAATCAGGGCTTAAGTTCAAATATTTTGTCAAAACTTGATAGAATATTGTCAATAAAAATGCAACGGAGTTTTAATTCTCTTAATGTTGGGGTTGCAGCCGGTATTTTAATTGATAGGATACAAGCATGGAAGTATTAG